A window from Vulpes lagopus strain Blue_001 chromosome 23, ASM1834538v1, whole genome shotgun sequence encodes these proteins:
- the SFRP2 gene encoding secreted frizzled-related protein 2: protein MPRGPGSLLLLVLASHCCLGSARGLFFGQPDFSYKRSNCKPIPANLQLCHGIEYQNMRLPNLLGHETMKEVLEQAGAWIPLVMKQCHPDTKKFLCSLFAPVCLDDLDETIQPCHSLCVQVKDRCAPVMSAFGFPWPDMLECDRFPQDNDLCIPLASSDHLLPATEEAPKVCEACKNKNEDDNDIMETLCKNDFALKIKVKEITYINRDTKIILETKSKTIYKLNGVSERDLKKSVLWLKDSLQCTCEEMNDINAPYLVMGQKLGGELVITSVKRWQKGQREFKRISRSIRKLQC, encoded by the exons ATGCCGCGGGGCCCCGGCTCGCTCCTGCTGCTCGTCCTGGCGTCGCACTGCTGCTTGGGCTCGGCGCGCGGGCTCTTCTTCGGCCAGCCCGACTTCTCCTACAAGCGCAGCAACTGCAAGCCCATCCCGGCCAACCTGCAGCTGTGCCACGGCATCGAGTACCAGAACATGCGGCTGCCCAACCTGCTGGGCCACGAGACCATGAAGGAGGTGCTGGAGCAGGCGGGCGCCTGGATCCCGCTGGTCATGAAGCAGTGCCACCCGGACACCAAGAAGTTCCTGTGCTCGCTCTTCGCCCCCGTGTGCCTCGACGACCTGGACGAGACCATCCAGCCGTGCCACTCTCTCTGCGTGCAGGTGAAGGACCGCTGCGCCCCGGTCATGTCGGCCTTCGGCTTCCCCTGGCCGGACATGCTCGAGTGCGACCGATTCCCCCAGGACAACGACCTCTGCATACCCCTCGCCAGCAGCGACCATCTCCTGCCGGCCACCGAGGAAG CTCCAAAGGTATGCGAAgcctgcaaaaataaaaatgaggatgacAACGACATAATGGAAACTCTTTGTAAAAATGATTTTG cactgaaaataaaagtgaaggagATAACCTACATCAACAGAGATACCAAAATCATCCTGGAGACCAAGAGCAAGACCATTTACAAGCTGAACGGTGTGTCTGAAAGGGACCTGAAGAAATCCGTGCTGTGGCTGAAAGACAGCCTGCAGTGCACCTGCGAGGAGATGAATGACATCAACGCGCCTTATCTGGTCATGGGACAGAAACTAGGTGGGGAGCTGGTGATCACCTCAGTGAAGCGGTGgcaaaaggggcagagagagttcAAGCGCATCTCCCGCAGCATCCGCAAGTTGCAGTGCTag